The stretch of DNA TTGGCGGCTGTTGCGTAATTGTATTGATTCCTAGATTTGCTTCgaagttttttcaaaaaaaaaaaaaaagaagatttgcTTCGAAGCAGCACTGAAATTTTGAAGTTGTGTTTTGTGATTAACACTTCTGTTCCTAAGTTTActaaggtttttttttatgagattttgAAAAGGAGCCTTTGAAATTTTGATAGACCTTTAGCCGTTTTAATTTTCTGTATTTTCTCCCATTTTAGTGTGTGGATTAAGGTCACTGAAAACCATACTTTGTTGAAGCtggtttcttttcttttagatTTCAATTACTAGTGTATGTAATTTAACAAATGGATGAATAAAGCTCCTTTTTTTCTGTCTAAAAAAAGTCATGAGAGCTTTAGCATCTATTACTTTCTGGATGCATTTTCATTTGTGAGGGTAACACCTATTGGTGAGTCTCCATGATGCTTTTAACTCCTTGTTTCTTTGTACTCTTTGTCAGTTTACCCCGTTTTCACcatgaatgtgaaatttgttgCAATTGTTTTATGGAATGGTTATTTGAATGAATGTTAGGTCCACCTGGATCTGGGAAAGGTACACAGTCCCCCATCATTAAGGATGACTACTGTTTATGCCATTTGGCCACTGGTGACATGTTGAGAGCTGCTGTTGCTGCCAAAACTCCTCTTGGCATCAAGGCCAAGGAAGCCATGGACAAGGTATCGTAGTTTTATTGGAAGTTCGTGCAACTTTTTCTTTGCCATGTTTGGTTGGTTGCTAATAGGTGGAATGTTTTTTACTTTTAGGGCGAACTAGTCTCTGATGACTTAGTTGTTGGGATCATTGACGAAGCTATGAAGAAACCCTCATGTCAAAAGGGGTTCATTCTTGATGGGTTTCCCAGGACAGTGGTTCAAGCAGAGAAGGTTGTTGGCTAATATTTTTATGTGCATTTTAAAGATAATTCCACCTCGTTTCTGGTTCCCTctgatattttcattttttattggaTGCAGCTAGATGAAATGCTTCAGAAGCAGGGTGCCAAGGTGGATAAGGTGTTGAATTTTGCAATTGATGATGCTATCTTGGAAGAGAGGATTACTGGTCGCTGGATCCACCCCTCAAGTGGAAGAACATACCATACAAAGTTTGCACCCCCTAAAGTTTCTGGAGTTGATGATGTaagtttgaattgatcaattttctttcttttactttagttttccttttctttgggGTCAGGGGATGTTGGATGCAAAACTTGAAATAGTAATGGTAACAATTAGCATTTGTTGAATAAAACTTTATTGCATCAAAATTAGCCTACTACTGTAATACTGTTTCTAGATGAAAAGCATCTcaattaaaaatgtttaatataCCAATAAGTTGGTCTTAAAATTTTCCACCAATTGATTAGCAAGCTTACCGTCTAAAATCTGAGAATTACTTAAGTGCATTTGGGTAAAAATTATCCATATTGTGTCCCCTTCTTTTTATCTACAGGTATGGTCATGAGTATTTAATATCTATAGAGACATGTTTTTATATCCCATTGCTAGTGCTACTTAATAATTGTTGAGCTAATTGAAGGGTCTTTTTCTGTAGGTCACTGGAGAACCTCTCATTCAACGTAAAGATGATACTGCTGCTGTTCTTAAGTCAAGGCTTGATGCCTTTCACCGCCAAACTGAGCCGGTGGGCTTTTTACAATTCCATTCggttttgttgttattatttatttatttatttttcaaagttgaatGCTATATTGCTGTTGCATTTATCTTTTGTGGTCTTGTGAGTGACTGAGTAACAGAATTTAGGCTTCTATGTGTTAGATCTCTCAATTTAATTCTAATTAACGAATATTTTGAGTTCAATATTCATTTTAAACATGAAGCTATGAAGGGTACTAGTCTTCCACTATATGTTTGTACTCCGTAATGAACTAGTACCTTCATATCTAAAATGTCTATTTTTGGGAGTTTATCTAAtgaaagtaatgtgattaagtATCTTCATGAGCTTATAAATCATAAAAGTAACAAAAAGTTACTGCTAATCAAGTATATTCTATTGATAAAGCtctaaaatttgatttttatttaatattttacagTAGTCTTACTTTGCTATGCAATTGAGCAAGTCTATGTCTGCCATTTATTGTTCCCTTAGCTAATCCATTAACTTTCTTATATTTTTTGCTGATGCTTTTAGCAAATTAATTTTCTATACATTTTATAAGATTGAAAATCATTGTCCCCTCATAAAGGGAACCTATAGGTCGTGAAACAGATTGCAGAGTGTCACAGCCTACCTGTGTATTGCATTGAACTTGGTATTTATGTATGCTTATGCAAATTTGAACGGTTTGGAATGCAGGTAATAGATTATTACTCAAAGAAGGGCATTGTTGCTAACCTACATGCTGAGAAACCACCAAAGGAGGTCACGACAGAAGTTCACAAAGTTTTGTCCTCTTAGGAAGATCAAAACCAGAATTCAGATTTCAATTGTATTTGCTTGTTGATTATCTATGATGTTACATCCTTGAAAGAACAAATTCTACCCTTTTTTTAATAgttctttttgttgttttacCGCGGCTTGTCATCTTCCGAGTAGTTAACAAAATTGTATCAGGGTAGATTTTTTGCTAATAAATTTATGCTCAAACTTCCTGCGGATGTGATGCACATTTTGGATTTGAAATGAAGGCTGAGGCATAGATTTGCCATATTTTATGTGTTccatttttgaaattttctgTGTAATTTGATTCAGTAAGCAATTGAGGTAGGAACCGGTTATTATAGTTGGTAAAGAGAATGATATGATTTTGCAttactttcttttttggttttggGCATACAGCATCGGTATTTTACTATTAATACCCAATTCCTGCGAAAACCTTCAACCTTTTTGAAGTTTAGTAGTTGCATCAATTTGAAGTTTAGTGTTTGAGTCTTGCTCCATCACCTCTAGGAGGCTATAAGGTTTAAATGATACTTTTCGTTTTGAATTACTAATGTCATGGAATCTTGTACATTTCATTCTTCAATGGGGGTGGAGACTTAATCCTATGGTTATTAATTGCTCTTTCGAACTCTCCTTAAATCTCTACAATGTATAAACAAAAAATGATTTAATGATTTTAACCGTTAAATGAATCGAAATTTGTATTAccaaaaatatacaaaaaaaaaaaaaactaaattaaccGTCAACAAAAAAATCTTTAACCATTCACCGAACCAAAAAATCTTTAACCATTCACCGAAACAGTTCCGTTAAAAAACAAACTTTGTTGTTCAgtcgttaaccgaaattttacgTACCCTTACTGTGGACTGTGGAATTACCGTTCGCATAATTGCATATCCTCCCAGGAATGAGCGAATGAGCTTTCGACAAAAGCTCAGTTCCCGGAAAGCGAAGCTCAAAGCCAAAACAAAGGTCAACTTCATCAATCTCACTGAAACTCCGGTGAGTTTTCAGTACATTCGTTTCTGTGTTATCCTTTATCAGTGATTTGTTTTCAATCTGCGtagtttttgcattttttttctttactttgtgGAAATGCTCCTGATATTGTTACTGAAAATTTGAATCATGCTTCTCGTTGAATTTCAATCGGGTTGCTCTGTGATCACTGTGATCACTGTACTCTTTGATTCTGATGGTGGTTGGCAGTGAACTTGAGAGCGAAAAGTTAGCAGAAAAATGAAATTGGCCCCGCGAGAAATTGAGAAATTGATGCTCCACAATGCAGGGCATCTCGCGCAGAAACGTCTTGCTCGCGGTCTGCGCCTCAACTACACTGAAGCTGTTGCACTTATAGCATCTCAGGTTTTCAAaatctcgtgccttcttctacAGCTGTATTCATTTAGTTGATTTTTTACTCAGTAAGTAGGTAGAGCATGATAGTATGATAATATGATATAGTCACATTTataccttttctttttctttttcttttttttttaaatattttttgtgaatGAATATTCAAGTGAAATATTGTGTCTATGTAtggattaattatttattatcttttcAAAGTTTCTGGTCTCATAGTATAATTTAGTGGTAAGTCAGGTCCCTTGCGAGGTAATAGGCCTCTCAGAATCCCACCTCTCCCATCCTTCAttagatgtatttttttttttttttttttttttttttgcaaaaatatttttacctCAAGTTTAGGATTATATTTACATGGTTTGTTTGTGCTATGATGGATATGAATGAACTGGTGGATGCTGCTTCATATGGAACTGCATAGATTGTGTTGGactaatttattttgattaggTTTTGGAGTTTGTTCGAGATGGAGATAGGAGTGTGGCAGAGTTGATGAACCTTGGGAGACAATTGCTTGGAAGGTGTTAGTTTTCAAAGTTCTCAATTATATTCTTTAAGATcattttgtttaatttcaatAGCATACATTTATATAGAGCAATTATTTTTAGTGccaaaataatacaataagatTTATAAGGATCAAAGATATATTATCCATCATGAGCAAATAGGTGAAACACCTATGCAAGATCAACTTGGTTGGGGGTAGGagggtggggggtggggtgtgtgtgtgtttaaaacTTCTCTAAATCTTATTCGCTTATACCACTAATGGGACTTTCTCAGAAAACTGTGACTTCCCCCTAGCTTGGCTACTGCTTTCGAGGGTTCTCAATAATGGGTATTTTCTCAGTGGTGCATACGTGCATGTAGGAGAATAGGAGTTTGAAAAGTTCCTTCTTTGTTGTCAGGAGACAAGTTCTTCCCCCTGTTCGGCACCTCTTGGAAACTGTTCAGGTACTCAACTTTTTAAATTCTGTATATAAGCATGACATCTTTTGTTTCCAAGTTTCTTACATGTGCAATTTGAGAGTCCAAGTAGATAATGTATGATCCTCATTTAGGTTGAGGGGACCTTTCCTGATGGAACCAAGTTAATCACCATCCATGATCCTATTGCGCATGAGGATGGGGATTTGGAGCTAGCATTATATGGTTCTTTTCTTCCTGGTAATTATATCACAAACTCACAAAGCATCAGAAAACACTTTTTATCATAGTAATAAATGATTGTTGATCTGATGTATGTGCTAATTAACAGAGCATGTTAATAAGCTCCAAATTATATGTGCCATTTTGTGAAAGTTAttgattatttttctaattttccatGGCATGATCCTTATGAATTCCTTCAGTTACAAAGATGATTTATTAAAGAATGTTATTTCTGCAGTTCCTTCTTTAGACAAGTTTCCTATGGTAGAAGATGGAAGAATCCCTGGTGAATTATATTTTGGAGATGGACTTATAACACTGAACCCTGGAAGGAAAGCAATCACTCTCAAAGTTACTAACATAGGAGATAGACCAATTCAGGTGCTTGCAATGTATATacaattcttcttttttaaattctGTATTTTGTAATCTGACAAGCATGCCTCACCCTAAAAGggaggaaaaagaaagaaaaaaagaactaTGGTAGGAAAGGTtccttctttttccttttgtacATGTTGAGTGGAGTATTTTCGTGTGCCTTGTTGGGCAGGTTAGAAGCTTAAGTTACATGATTAGAATTTGATCAGGATGTTTATTTATCATAGCTTGCTGTTAAGATTCAGGGTTAAGAAATCAATTATATGTTCAttgtgaaattatgaaattgtcgATTTTGACTGAGATATCTAGTATACTTGGAAATGTTCCCTGTCATAGTTCATTCAGTCTAAATATTTTAGAGCTTTTGACTGCTAAAATTTCAAGTCTGTTACtgacaattataaaatatttaaaataattactttGGCCTAACCCAAATTCGTATTATAGATAAGAATCATCTCTTCAGAGCTTTTCTTTTGATCCTTTGTGTGTGTGCGTGGGGGCGGGGGGAGGGGNNNNNNNNNNNNNNNNNNNNNNNNNNNNNNNNNNNNNNNNNNNNNNNNNNNNNNNNNNNNNNNNNNNNNNNNNNNNNNNNNNNNNNNNNNNNNNNNNNNNNNNNNNNNNNNNNNNNNNNNNNNNNNNNNNNNNNNNNNNNNNNNNNNNNNNNNNNNNNNNNNNNNNNNNNNNNNNNNNNNNNNNNNNNNNNNNNNNNNNNNNNNNNNNNNNNNNNNNNNNNNNNNNNNNNNNNNNNNNNNNNNNNNNNNNNNNNNNNNNNNNNNNNNNNNNNNNNNNNNNNNNNNNNNNNNNNNNNNNNNNNNNNNNNNNNNNNNNNNNNNNNNNNNNNNNNNNNNNNNNNNNNNNNNNNNNNNNNNNNNNNNNNNNNNNNNNNNNNNNNNNNNNNNNNNNNNNNNNNNNNNNNNNNNNNNNNNNNNNNNNNNNNNNNNNNNNNNNNNNNNNNNNNNNNNNNNNNNNNNNNNNNNNNNNNNNNNNNNNNNNNNNNNNNNNNNNNNNNNNNNNNNNNNNNNNNNNNNNNNNNNNNNNNNNNNNNNNgggggggggggggggggggggggggggggggggggggggggggggggggggggggggggggggggggggggggggggggggggggggggggggggggggggggggggggggggggggggggggggggggggggggggggggggggggttataaaatagaaattagcTTTTAGACTCACATGATTGGTTCAAATGGGAACATGTGAAGGTCTCGAAGtaataaaataatgcaaaacAGTTGACATATCCCTTTTATCCAAAACTTTAAGGAGGTCTCTCATGTCCAGGTAGGCAGCCACTATAACTTCATTGAGGTGAACCCATTCTTGGTGTTTGATCGACAGAAAGCGCATGGCATGAGGTTAAACATACCTGCAGGAACAGCAGTAAGATTTGAGGTAACCACTTTGACCTatttgtatttgaaattaaataatcaattaataatttttatcttttcaaaTTTCCAACATGAGAAGTTACCAACATCTGTTGTTTCTTATTTAtacttttctttcaaaaatcaTCTGGTTGATGTAGAAGTATTAAAGTATGTGATCCACttcatttaaaagtttaaatagtTAATGAGCATAAacatattattgttgttatattTATCCCCAGCAAGAAGTGTGCTTGCTTTTCTCAAATTATGTTTGGGATTTTGAACTAAATGAAAGTGTGAATGTTGCTAGCCAGGGGATTCAAAAAATGTTACTCTAGTTAGTATTGAAGGGAAGCAAATAATCAGGGGAGGCCATGGAATTGCTGATGGTCAAGTTGGTGCCAGAATTACAGCTGTGATGGAAGCTGTACGTGAAAGAAATTGGCAACATTTGGAAGAAACAAATGCCAGGTCTAAAAACTTGCccaaatttatattttcctgCTTTATGCACAAGGCTGCGGCTTTGCTTGACAAAATTATATATCTCAGCTTGAAAACTTTTGCAGTGAAGGTATCAGTGGACGAGAACCTGCTTTCTCCTTTAGGATGTCTCATGAGGAATATGCTAATATCTATGGACCCACAACTGGAGACAGAATTCGACTTGGTGATACAGACTTAGTTGCTGAAATTGAACATGATTTTTCTCTTTATGGTGATGAATGTGTGTTCGGAGGTGGAAAAGTTCTAAGAGATGGAATGGGTCAGGCTTGTGGATATCCGGCAGTTGCCTGTTTGGATACTGTTATAACAAATGCTGTAGTCATTGATTATTCAGGAATTTTTAAGGCTGATATTGGAATTAAAAATGGTTTAATTGTTTCCCTGGGGAAAGCAGGGAACCCAGATATCATGAATGTATCAAAGGACATTGTAATTGGGGTGAGTCTGacaaacaaacaattaaaatatcCTTAAATTTCAAGACTTTTGACTCTTAAATTTCAAGACTGTTGACTCTTCCAAAATCAGTTGAATACAGAGGTTATTGCTGGTGAAGGGATGATTGTAACCGCAGGAGCAATAGACTGCCATGTTCACTTCATCTGCCCTCAATTGGCTTATGAGGCAATATCCAGTGGTGGGGATTTTCATACCGAGAAGTACCATTGATGTTTTCTCATATCTTTTTTTTGTACAGTGTTCTATGGAGTAATTAATATCCAGTGTTCTATGTTTTTATACAGTTTGCTATATAGTAATCTTCTTCTTCGATAAATTCTTTCAAAATTCCCAAACTAGGAATTAATACTTTTGACTTTTGGATGTAACGTCTGCCCTATCAAATGAATTGATGTTATTCCATACTATGCCATCTTCAGCTGTATCAATTTCTCTTAGTATTATGAATACGTTATGTCAGTAGCTAAATATCTCCCTTTACAAATTTTATAGGGATCACCACAATGGTAGGAGGTGGAACAGGACCTGCAGATGGAACTCGTGCCACTACATGTACACCAGCACCGTTTCATATGAAATTAATGTTGCAGTCAACGGATGAGCTACCTTTAAACTTTGGTTTCACTGGAAAAGTAATTACTTATTCTTTCATGAGATTTCAGCTATCCTATTTCATTCACATACATGTGCATGGTACCCACTGCAGATTTACTGTTGAAGGGCCTGCTTAATAAACTGATAGTCGTTATTGTCTGGAATCATGAGCGGTTTGTTTCCCTTGTTTTTATTTATGCATCCTGGGGCATACTTTTCTAGAATTATCCATTTTGTTCGACAATTGGCGTAATATAATTTCATGAGGTGTAACTCATCTATAGGGCAATAGTGCCAAGGAGATTGGACTGCACAAAATAATTGAGGCCGGAGCAATGGGACTGAAGCTTCATGAGGACTGGGGAACCACTCCTGCTGCAATAGATACTTGTTTAAAGGTTGCTGATCAATTCGACATTCAGGTAGCTACTTAAAAAAATATCTTGGACAACTTCAaggttttaattttgaaatttaaaagctGATTAAATTACATTTATGTAGGTTAATATACACACTGATACCTTGAATGAATCTGGATTTGTGGAGCACACCATTTCTGCTTTCAAAGATAGAACAATTCATACCTACCACAGGTTTGACATGGAAATATAACACATTCCCCCATCCCTAGTCCAGTTAGTAGAAAAAGATAGGCAATAAAATGTGGTTTGTCTCGTACAACtttgaggaaaaataaaatactgtACTTGTGCTTTTCTTTAAGTGTGTACTGTGTCAATACAGATTATTTTTGAGAACTTGATACActtacatatacatatacatataaatatgataCTTATACAGTGAAGGTGCTGGCGGTGGGCATGCTCCTGATATTATTAAAGTTTGTGGCGTAAAAAATGTACTCCCATCATCAACTAATCCTACACGTCCCTTCACCTTGAATACTGTGGATGAGCATCTTGACATGCTGGTAAGAAGAGATTAGTTAGAGTGGTCTGATACTATCAGAAATCTATTCTCAACATTGAAAGAATGTATGCAGATGGTCTGCCATCACCTTGATAAGGACATCAAGGAGGATGTAGCCTTTGCTGAATCACGGATTCGGGCTGAAACCATCGCTGCAGAAGACATTTTGCATGATATGGGAGCTATCAGCATTATAGCTTCTGATTCACAGGCCATGGGACGAATTGGAGAGGTTCTCATTTGCTAATCTAATCATCTTTCAGGATCCAGAAATATTTCTGATCtcttaattattgttattgatgATTCCCTTTTCGGTATGAAACTACTTAAAAAGATAGGCTATAAATGTGTCATTTAATCAACCAATTAGCAAATGCACTAGATTAATTTTGAGACCATTAAGTTCCAACCTGACTTTTTGTTGCTTGAATTAAGTTACTTATATAAACAGACTTGTTACTTACCAGGTAATTTGCAGAACATGGCAGACTGCCCACAAGATGAAATTATTTAGAGGCCCACTTGACAAAAACCAGCCATATAACGACAACTTGAGGATCAAAAGATACATTGCAAAATACACTATAAATCCTGCAATTGCTAATGGCTTCTCCAAGCATGTTGGGTCTCTTGAGGTATGAACTTGACCATCATTCAGCACTTAGAAGCATGATTGACTGTGTAAGTATAATGTCCCCTTATAGCTGTATGGCACTTGTGAACACTTGAATGCTGAGAGGTTATAATGtctttttatttgtaataattttaagaGATTATTATGCCTTTTATTTGCAATCCTACAACATAGAGAGTTACTTTATTTTGATAATCAGATAACATTAAAGAGGAGTCTTATTTGCATGTCTTTATTTTGTTTCTAGCATTTTATTACTCATTATCACATTCCATATCCAAAAACTCTTATTAGCATCTGTTCTTGTAATTTCAAACAATATTGACAGGTAGGGAAGTTGGCCGATCTTGTCATTTGGAAGCCATCTTTCTTTGGATCAAAACCAGAAATGGTGATCAAAGGTGGCACAATAGCATGGGCAAACATGGGGGACCCAAATGCGAGCATCCCCACTCCTGAACCGGTAATcattaatattgaatttgtcTTCAGACTATACTTATGAAATTTCTTGCTGCTTAGGTCTCTTGTTCGTTTGTTCTTTCATATTGTCATGCTAAACCTGTCTCCATTACCATGACCAATTAAGTTATTCTGTCTTATGAACTCCAGGGCAACTTTTTAAAGCCATGCCGTCTTTCTATTCATATCCAAGCTTGAAATGAAACTTTTAAAAGAATTGAATATGCTCTATGTTTGAGCTTCTGTATTTATTGCTTCACAATCTCGAATAGAACTCGAGAGCATTCTTTCATGTTAATTAATCCTCAAAGTATTACAGGTGATGATGAGACCTATGTTTGGAGCATTTGGAAAGGCGGGAAGCTCCAATTCAATTGCTTTTGTCAGCAAAGTACGCTCTCTCTCGCCCATCCCCTCTTTTTCTCTTGACACTAGCATAACAGAATAACAGATACTTGTACACAATATGAAGTGCTTTGATTTTGTGTGTTTCCATCCTCGCAAACAGGAAGCTCTGGATGATGGAGTAAAGGATCGGTATCGACTGAAGAAGAGAGTGGAGGCTGTGAGTGGTGTAAGGAGGCTCACAAAACTGGACATGAAACTCAACGATGCACTTCCTACAATATCAGTGTGTCCAGAGACGTACAAGGTGACTGCAGATGGCACTGAGCTTGCATGCCCACCTGCTACTACTGTCCCCCTTTCGCGGAATTACTTCCTTTTCTAGTTCAAGATATAATACCGGATAATATTACTTCTCGGTTATACAATTATTCCATTTGCTGCTTCCAAATTCTGATACTTCTTTG from Ipomoea triloba cultivar NCNSP0323 chromosome 7, ASM357664v1 encodes:
- the LOC116024642 gene encoding adenylate kinase 4, encoding MAASTVSLEDVPTESIMTELLRRLKCSSKPDKRLILIGPPGSGKGTQSPIIKDDYCLCHLATGDMLRAAVAAKTPLGIKAKEAMDKGELVSDDLVVGIIDEAMKKPSCQKGFILDGFPRTVVQAEKLDEMLQKQGAKVDKVLNFAIDDAILEERITGRWIHPSSGRTYHTKFAPPKVSGVDDVTGEPLIQRKDDTAAVLKSRLDAFHRQTEPVIDYYSKKGIVANLHAEKPPKEVTTEVHKVLSS
- the LOC116024487 gene encoding urease, coding for MKLAPREIEKLMLHNAGHLAQKRLARGLRLNYTEAVALIASQVLEFVRDGDRSVAELMNLGRQLLGRRQVLPPVRHLLETVQVEGTFPDGTKLITIHDPIAHEDGDLELALYGSFLPVPSLDKFPMVEDGRIPGELYFGDGLITLNPGRKAITLKVTNIGDRPIQVGSHYNFIEVNPFLVFDRQKAHGMRLNIPAGTAVRFEPGDSKNVTLVSIEGKQIIRGGHGIADGQVGARITAVMEAVRERNWQHLEETNASEGISGREPAFSFRMSHEEYANIYGPTTGDRIRLGDTDLVAEIEHDFSLYGDECVFGGGKVLRDGMGQACGYPAVACLDTVITNAVVIDYSGIFKADIGIKNGLIVSLGKAGNPDIMNVSKDIVIGLNTEVIAGEGMIVTAGAIDCHVHFICPQLAYEAISSGITTMVGGGTGPADGTRATTCTPAPFHMKLMLQSTDELPLNFGFTGKGNSAKEIGLHKIIEAGAMGLKLHEDWGTTPAAIDTCLKVADQFDIQVNIHTDTLNESGFVEHTISAFKDRTIHTYHSEGAGGGHAPDIIKVCGVKNVLPSSTNPTRPFTLNTVDEHLDMLMVCHHLDKDIKEDVAFAESRIRAETIAAEDILHDMGAISIIASDSQAMGRIGEVICRTWQTAHKMKLFRGPLDKNQPYNDNLRIKRYIAKYTINPAIANGFSKHVGSLEVGKLADLVIWKPSFFGSKPEMVIKGGTIAWANMGDPNASIPTPEPVMMRPMFGAFGKAGSSNSIAFVSKEALDDGVKDRYRLKKRVEAVSGVRRLTKLDMKLNDALPTISVCPETYKVTADGTELACPPATTVPLSRNYFLF